In Magnetospirillum sp. XM-1, a single window of DNA contains:
- a CDS encoding biotin-dependent carboxyltransferase family protein produces MAEVAGLEIVHPGLYTTIQDLGRLGFQDQGVPPAGALDPVGLRLANALAGNAGGEGALEISYMGPVIRVAADSVRIGVAGEVKLVIAENGTPRPVASNRSHRLKRGDVLTIGAVSGSSTAYLAVEGGFALAPVMGSLSTYARAGLGPLGGRPLAAGSRVPLRLGDCAGRDETALGRPMEYGAGPIRVVLGPQADAFTEDAVATLLGSEYRVTREADRMGLRLDGPRLAHRGSADIASDGLVGGCIQVPGNGQPIIVLADRQTVGGYAKIATVISADLPRLGRAVPGTVLTFAAVSVAEAEAARRHLERGVRQAIETMTSLSPTGIDMEALYGSDLVSGIVDAVSGLGR; encoded by the coding sequence ATGGCTGAGGTTGCGGGGCTCGAGATCGTTCATCCCGGCCTTTACACCACGATTCAGGATCTGGGCCGCTTGGGCTTTCAGGACCAGGGCGTGCCCCCCGCCGGCGCGCTGGACCCCGTCGGTCTGCGCCTCGCCAACGCCCTGGCCGGCAATGCCGGCGGAGAGGGCGCGCTGGAGATCAGTTATATGGGACCCGTCATCCGCGTCGCGGCGGATTCGGTGCGGATCGGCGTGGCGGGCGAGGTCAAGCTGGTCATCGCCGAGAACGGGACGCCCCGGCCGGTGGCCTCCAACCGCTCACACCGCCTGAAGCGCGGCGACGTGCTGACGATCGGCGCGGTGAGCGGATCGTCCACCGCCTACCTAGCGGTCGAAGGCGGCTTCGCCCTGGCCCCGGTGATGGGCAGCCTGTCCACCTATGCCCGCGCCGGGCTGGGGCCGCTGGGGGGCAGGCCGCTCGCGGCCGGAAGCAGAGTGCCGCTGCGGCTAGGCGATTGCGCCGGCCGCGATGAGACGGCGCTGGGCCGCCCCATGGAGTACGGGGCCGGGCCGATCCGGGTGGTTCTGGGCCCCCAGGCCGATGCCTTCACCGAGGACGCCGTCGCCACCCTGCTTGGATCGGAATACCGCGTCACCCGCGAGGCGGACCGCATGGGCCTGCGCCTCGACGGGCCCAGGCTGGCCCATCGGGGCTCCGCCGACATCGCCTCGGACGGGCTGGTCGGCGGCTGCATCCAGGTGCCGGGCAACGGCCAGCCCATCATCGTGCTGGCCGACCGCCAGACGGTGGGCGGCTATGCCAAGATCGCCACGGTGATCTCCGCCGACCTGCCACGGCTGGGCCGCGCCGTGCCGGGAACCGTGCTGACCTTCGCCGCCGTGAGCGTCGCCGAGGCGGAAGCGGCGCGGCGCCATCTGGAAAGGGGCGTGCGGCAAGCCATCGAAACGATGACGTCGCTCTCGCCCACCGGCATCGACATGGAGGCACTCTATGGTTCCGACCTGGTCTCGGGCATAGTGGACGCGGTCAGCGGATTGGGAAGGTAG
- a CDS encoding LamB/YcsF family protein has translation MALRVDLNSDLGEAFGPWSMGDDAAMLAIVSSANIACGFHAGDPMVMTRTIRAAKAAGVGIGAHPGYADLQGFGRRAMTLSAAEIEALLAYQIGALKGVAAACGATVGHAKPHGALSNLAAVDGEAAMAVARGILAVDAGLILLAPAGSAMVAAGRQVGLRVAEEVFADRNYDDDGNLLPRSHPRAMVHDPEEAAANVLRMVTQGILRSVNGRIIACGAQSVCVHGDDAGAVALALRLRQGLTAAGIEIVPLAALA, from the coding sequence ATGGCGCTCCGCGTGGATTTGAACTCCGATTTGGGCGAGGCCTTCGGCCCCTGGTCCATGGGCGACGACGCGGCCATGCTGGCCATCGTCTCGTCGGCCAACATCGCCTGCGGCTTCCATGCCGGCGACCCCATGGTGATGACCCGCACCATCCGGGCCGCCAAGGCGGCCGGCGTGGGCATCGGCGCCCATCCCGGCTATGCCGACCTGCAAGGCTTCGGCCGCCGCGCCATGACCTTGTCCGCCGCCGAGATCGAGGCCCTGCTCGCCTATCAGATCGGGGCGCTGAAGGGTGTCGCCGCCGCCTGCGGGGCGACGGTGGGACACGCCAAGCCGCACGGGGCGCTCAGCAATCTGGCGGCGGTGGACGGCGAGGCGGCCATGGCGGTGGCAAGGGGCATCCTGGCCGTCGACGCGGGCCTGATCCTGCTGGCCCCGGCGGGATCGGCCATGGTCGCCGCCGGGCGGCAAGTGGGGCTGAGGGTGGCGGAAGAGGTGTTCGCCGACCGCAATTACGACGATGACGGCAATCTGCTGCCGCGCTCCCACCCCAGGGCCATGGTGCATGATCCCGAGGAGGCCGCCGCCAACGTGCTGCGCATGGTGACCCAGGGCATCCTGCGCTCGGTGAACGGCCGGATCATCGCGTGCGGCGCCCAGTCGGTCTGCGTCCACGGCGACGATGCCGGCGCCGTGGCCCTGGCCCTGCGGCTGCGCCAAGGCCTGACGGCGGCCGGAATCGAGATCGTCCCCCTGGCCGCCCTGGCCTGA
- a CDS encoding two-component system response regulator: MGRRVCVLIIEPNAHMRRLIGTLMGAVPAHEVVEARTPQQAESLVASRTPHLVIMDWSDDPTEGVLFVHRLRRGEIGRADVPILAISPTLHHAVLESAVETGIDEIIAKPISAVEIIARATELIEQDRRRTETAEQAAE, translated from the coding sequence ATGGGACGGCGCGTCTGCGTCTTGATCATCGAGCCGAACGCCCATATGCGGCGCCTGATCGGCACGCTGATGGGTGCGGTTCCCGCCCACGAGGTGGTCGAGGCGCGCACCCCGCAGCAGGCCGAGTCGCTGGTCGCCTCGCGCACGCCCCATCTGGTGATCATGGACTGGTCCGACGACCCGACCGAGGGCGTGCTGTTCGTTCACCGGCTGCGCCGGGGCGAAATCGGCCGCGCCGACGTGCCGATCCTGGCCATCAGCCCCACCCTGCATCATGCCGTCCTGGAATCGGCGGTGGAGACCGGCATCGACGAGATCATCGCCAAGCCCATCTCGGCGGTTGAAATCATCGCGCGGGCCACCGAACTGATTGAGCAGGATCGCCGGCGCACCGAGACGGCGGAACAGGCGGCGGAATAA
- a CDS encoding peptide ABC transporter substrate-binding protein: protein MAGDGELPEISPEALARAESALAGLSGRYLDWATADSVRLRACLDEAQAPGADLAALLPRLFTISHDMKGQATTFGYPLVSELGNRLCRLIEEAGPAPAPEILARAARLADGMAQVIAERLEGDGGERGRILLDNC from the coding sequence ATGGCCGGAGACGGCGAGCTTCCCGAAATTTCCCCCGAGGCCCTGGCCCGGGCCGAGTCGGCCCTGGCCGGATTGTCGGGGCGCTACCTCGACTGGGCCACGGCCGATTCCGTCCGGCTGCGCGCCTGCCTGGACGAAGCGCAGGCGCCCGGCGCCGACCTTGCCGCCCTGCTGCCCCGCCTCTTCACCATCAGCCACGACATGAAGGGCCAGGCGACCACCTTCGGCTACCCCCTGGTCAGCGAGCTGGGCAACCGGCTGTGCCGGCTGATCGAGGAGGCGGGACCGGCGCCGGCGCCGGAAATCCTGGCCCGCGCCGCCCGGCTGGCGGACGGCATGGCCCAGGTCATCGCCGAACGCCTGGAGGGCGATGGCGGCGAACGGGGGCGGATCCTGCTGGATAATTGCTGA
- a CDS encoding tetratricopeptide repeat protein, producing the protein MRIAAAVAALLALSLPLAEGAGAAPKKGAKPAAAAEPRHAGLAAAAANGDMEAQYQLAVAYRDGGHGLKADARAALVWFTLAGAEGHVAAAAEAAKAFEAGKGVARDLNAAGNWWYKAGTLGDARGRARWVDLFLDGEVHAIGSRDGIAWLAEAAQNGDLRAMMGLADVLERGHGVAPDVGQAEAWYRQAALLYGDVEARFRLGRLLLARPAMWRKPAEEEWNLKDAERKSHPFGAVWYAAKPLNAEEGQAVQLRPGINEGERWLRSAARRGHAEAQYLLGSAKVAGMELPMDMVEGVAWLEAAAVQGHAEALVALGDLAAKGQGFYAKDPIRAYVMYDLAAAQGEEGAKAARDAIAKGMNQRQTARARQLVQELRDLAGL; encoded by the coding sequence ATGAGGATCGCCGCTGCCGTCGCCGCGTTGCTCGCTCTCAGCCTGCCTCTGGCCGAAGGGGCCGGGGCGGCGCCGAAGAAGGGCGCCAAGCCCGCCGCCGCGGCCGAGCCGCGCCATGCCGGTCTGGCCGCCGCCGCCGCCAATGGCGACATGGAGGCCCAGTACCAGCTGGCCGTGGCCTATCGCGACGGCGGCCATGGGCTGAAGGCCGATGCCCGCGCCGCGCTGGTGTGGTTCACCCTGGCCGGGGCCGAGGGGCATGTCGCCGCCGCCGCCGAGGCGGCCAAGGCCTTCGAGGCCGGCAAGGGCGTGGCCCGCGACCTCAACGCCGCCGGCAACTGGTGGTACAAGGCCGGCACCCTGGGCGATGCCCGGGGCCGGGCCCGCTGGGTCGACCTGTTCCTCGACGGCGAGGTTCACGCCATCGGCTCGCGCGACGGCATCGCCTGGCTGGCCGAAGCCGCCCAGAACGGCGACCTTCGCGCCATGATGGGGCTGGCCGACGTGCTGGAGCGCGGCCATGGGGTCGCTCCCGACGTGGGGCAGGCCGAGGCCTGGTACCGTCAGGCCGCCCTGCTGTATGGCGACGTCGAAGCCCGCTTCCGGCTCGGCCGTCTGCTGCTCGCCCGCCCGGCCATGTGGCGCAAGCCCGCCGAGGAGGAGTGGAACCTCAAGGACGCCGAGCGCAAGAGCCATCCGTTCGGCGCCGTGTGGTATGCCGCCAAGCCGCTCAATGCCGAAGAGGGCCAGGCGGTGCAGTTGCGTCCCGGCATCAACGAGGGCGAGCGCTGGCTGCGCTCGGCCGCCCGCCGGGGCCATGCCGAGGCGCAGTATCTGCTGGGCTCGGCCAAGGTGGCGGGCATGGAACTGCCCATGGACATGGTCGAAGGCGTCGCCTGGCTCGAAGCCGCCGCCGTCCAGGGCCATGCCGAGGCGCTGGTCGCCCTGGGCGATCTGGCCGCCAAGGGCCAGGGCTTCTACGCCAAGGACCCCATCCGGGCCTACGTCATGTATGATCTGGCCGCCGCCCAGGGCGAGGAGGGGGCCAAGGCGGCCCGCGACGCCATCGCCAAGGGAATGAACCAACGCCAGACCGCCCGGGCCCGCCAACTGGTTCAGGAACTGCGCGATCTCGCGGGGCTCTGA
- a CDS encoding pyridoxal phosphate-dependent aminotransferase: protein MPFIADRLSAIKPSPTIAVTQKAAELKAAGRDVIGLGAGEPDFDTPDNIKAAAKAAIDKGQTKYVAPAGTLELRQAIAAKFKRENGLDYTPDQITVGVGGKGVIFNAFMATINPGDEVIVPAPYWVSYPDIALMFGGQPVFVRCPEEKGFKLQAADLEKAITPKTKWLVLNSPSNPTGAAYSWDEMKALTDVLVKHPHVWIMSDDMYEHLVYDDFKFCTPAQVEPKLYDRTLTMNGVSKAYAMTGWRVGYAAGPAAIIKAINMIQSQSVTHTASISQAASVEALNGTQDFIPKNAEVFKRRRDLIVGLLNQCPGITCRTPEGAFYVYPSCAGVIGKKTPDGKVINSDTDFVGALLEAEGVAVVQGAAFGLEPYFRISYATSDAALTKAAERIKRFCESLK, encoded by the coding sequence ATGCCGTTCATCGCCGACAGGCTTTCCGCCATCAAGCCGTCCCCGACCATCGCGGTGACCCAGAAGGCCGCCGAACTGAAGGCCGCCGGCCGCGACGTCATCGGCCTGGGCGCGGGCGAGCCCGATTTCGACACCCCGGACAACATCAAGGCCGCCGCCAAGGCCGCCATCGACAAGGGCCAGACCAAGTACGTGGCCCCCGCCGGCACGCTGGAGCTGCGCCAGGCCATCGCCGCCAAGTTCAAGCGCGAGAACGGCCTGGACTACACCCCCGACCAGATCACCGTCGGCGTCGGCGGCAAGGGCGTGATCTTCAACGCCTTCATGGCCACCATCAATCCCGGCGACGAAGTGATCGTCCCCGCCCCCTATTGGGTGAGCTATCCTGACATCGCCCTGATGTTCGGCGGTCAGCCGGTCTTCGTGCGCTGCCCCGAGGAGAAGGGCTTCAAGCTGCAGGCCGCCGACCTGGAGAAGGCCATCACCCCCAAGACCAAGTGGCTGGTGCTGAACTCGCCGTCCAACCCGACCGGCGCGGCCTATTCCTGGGACGAGATGAAGGCGCTGACCGACGTGCTGGTCAAGCATCCGCACGTGTGGATCATGTCCGACGACATGTACGAACACCTGGTCTACGACGACTTCAAGTTCTGCACCCCCGCCCAGGTGGAGCCCAAGCTCTATGACCGCACGCTGACCATGAACGGCGTGTCCAAGGCCTATGCCATGACCGGCTGGCGCGTCGGCTACGCCGCCGGCCCGGCCGCCATCATCAAGGCCATCAACATGATCCAGTCCCAGTCGGTGACCCACACCGCCTCCATCAGCCAGGCGGCGTCGGTGGAAGCGCTGAACGGCACCCAGGACTTCATCCCGAAGAACGCCGAGGTGTTCAAGCGCCGCCGCGACCTGATCGTCGGCCTCTTGAACCAGTGCCCCGGCATCACCTGCCGCACCCCGGAAGGCGCCTTCTACGTCTATCCGTCCTGCGCCGGCGTGATCGGCAAGAAGACCCCCGACGGCAAGGTCATCAACAGCGACACCGACTTCGTCGGCGCCCTGCTGGAGGCCGAGGGCGTGGCGGTGGTCCAAGGCGCGGCCTTCGGCCTGGAGCCCTATTTCCGCATCTCCTACGCCACCTCGGACGCCGCGCTCACCAAGGCGGCCGAGCGCATCAAGCGCTTCTGCGAAAGCCTGAAGTAG
- a CDS encoding methyl-accepting chemotaxis protein: MGALKLGIGGKIWALVALLVVGLGLLTAQSLSSLRDTLVEDRRQSLKHLVESATSIVAGYQARAAKGELSEDDAKALAKTALQFLRYGKNDYFFINNYQYSAVMHPLRPEMVGQDQSQMKDPNGIFITREMVDVSRRDGGGYVYYHWARVKDQPPVPKVVYVADFKPWSWVIGTGVYIDDIDEAYRAKMVDIGLKAAALALLAGVVAVLIAKSITGPLGQLVTRMGALAQGDIEHEVQGTERRDEMGALARAMEVFRGGALENRRLLSEQERMKQVAAQDRNRTLLEMADGLERRVKAAVEAISQVGSRLNGASSAMTHTAEQTSEQTSAVVAATAQTSGNVQTVASAAEELSASGNEISRQVALTADIARAAAEEAEQTNGMVSALAAAAGRIGEVVQLIDAIAGQTNLLALNATIEAARAGEAGKGFAVVAGEVKTLANQTAKATQEITSQINAVQAETTKAVAAIRHIGETINRVDEATSSIASAVEEQNAAIHEITRSVQEAARGTREVSEHIGKVEEGTNTSRTAAEEVAGSAREMVTQNGTLTREIDGFLREIRTQAA; encoded by the coding sequence ATGGGGGCTCTCAAGCTGGGTATTGGCGGAAAGATTTGGGCCCTGGTGGCGCTGCTGGTGGTGGGGTTGGGCCTGTTGACCGCCCAGAGCCTCAGTTCGCTGCGCGACACGCTGGTGGAGGACCGCCGGCAGTCGCTGAAGCATCTGGTGGAATCGGCGACCTCCATCGTCGCCGGCTATCAGGCCCGCGCCGCCAAGGGCGAACTGAGCGAGGACGACGCCAAGGCCTTGGCCAAGACCGCCCTGCAATTCCTGCGCTATGGCAAGAACGACTACTTCTTCATCAACAATTACCAGTACAGCGCGGTGATGCACCCCCTGCGCCCCGAAATGGTCGGGCAGGACCAGTCCCAGATGAAGGACCCCAACGGCATCTTCATCACCCGCGAGATGGTCGATGTGTCGCGCCGGGACGGCGGCGGATACGTCTACTACCACTGGGCCCGGGTCAAGGATCAGCCGCCGGTGCCCAAGGTGGTCTACGTGGCCGACTTCAAGCCGTGGAGCTGGGTGATCGGTACCGGCGTCTACATCGACGACATCGACGAGGCCTACCGGGCCAAGATGGTCGACATCGGCCTCAAGGCGGCGGCGCTCGCGCTGCTGGCCGGCGTGGTGGCGGTGCTGATCGCCAAGTCCATCACCGGGCCGCTGGGGCAATTGGTGACCCGCATGGGCGCCCTGGCCCAGGGCGACATCGAGCATGAGGTCCAGGGGACGGAGCGCCGGGACGAAATGGGCGCCCTGGCCCGCGCCATGGAGGTGTTCCGGGGCGGGGCCCTCGAGAATCGCCGGCTTCTGAGCGAGCAGGAGCGGATGAAGCAGGTCGCCGCCCAAGACCGGAACCGGACGCTGCTGGAGATGGCCGACGGGCTGGAGCGCCGGGTCAAGGCGGCGGTGGAGGCCATCAGCCAGGTGGGAAGCCGCCTCAACGGCGCGTCCAGCGCCATGACCCATACGGCGGAGCAAACCTCCGAACAGACCAGCGCCGTGGTCGCCGCCACCGCCCAGACCTCGGGCAACGTCCAGACCGTGGCGTCGGCCGCCGAGGAATTGAGCGCGTCGGGCAACGAGATCAGCCGTCAGGTGGCGCTGACCGCCGACATCGCGCGTGCCGCCGCCGAGGAGGCGGAGCAGACCAACGGCATGGTGTCGGCCCTGGCCGCCGCCGCCGGGCGCATCGGCGAGGTGGTCCAGCTGATCGACGCCATCGCCGGCCAGACCAACCTCCTGGCCTTGAACGCCACCATCGAGGCGGCCCGTGCCGGCGAGGCGGGAAAAGGCTTCGCCGTGGTGGCGGGCGAGGTGAAGACCCTGGCCAACCAGACCGCCAAGGCCACCCAGGAGATCACCTCCCAGATCAATGCGGTCCAGGCCGAGACCACCAAGGCGGTGGCGGCCATCCGTCACATCGGCGAGACCATCAACCGGGTGGACGAGGCGACGTCGTCCATCGCCAGCGCGGTGGAGGAGCAGAACGCCGCCATCCACGAGATCACCCGCTCGGTGCAGGAAGCGGCGCGCGGCACCCGCGAGGTGTCCGAGCATATCGGCAAGGTGGAGGAGGGTACCAACACGTCGCGCACCGCCGCCGAGGAAGTGGCCGGCTCGGCCCGCGAGATGGTGACCCAGAACGGCACGCTGACCCGCGAGATCGACGGCTTCCTGCGGGAAATCCGCACCCAGGCGGCTTAG
- a CDS encoding HD-GYP domain-containing protein: MHLKRDLEMTDLRSRSVDLLLVEDNPADARLIELLLNEVGGFHCRRAATLGDAVAAAMAEPPDAVLLDLSLPDAHGIETVERLRIAAPTLPIVICTGLDDESMGLLALQHGCQDYLVKGQGDGNLIRRTILYAIERKAVEEERRTTAERLKRVLLQTVRSLSLTLEMRDPYTTGHQRRVAQLSTAIGQRMGLSEATVEGLRTGGLLHDIGKIHVPAEFLSRPGKLSAEVHKVIRMHPQMGWEIMKDIEFPWPVAEMIRQHHERLDGSGYPMGLKGDEIILESRIIAVADVLEAISSHRPYRPALGLDVAIQELRDHAGTRYDATVVQACIEVVEEKGAGILDEDAPPPM; this comes from the coding sequence ATGCACCTGAAACGGGACCTCGAAATGACCGATTTGCGCTCGAGATCCGTGGACCTCCTGCTGGTCGAGGACAATCCCGCCGACGCGCGCCTGATCGAACTGTTGCTGAACGAGGTGGGCGGCTTTCACTGCCGCCGCGCCGCCACTCTGGGCGACGCCGTCGCCGCCGCGATGGCCGAGCCGCCGGACGCCGTCCTGCTCGACCTTTCGCTTCCCGACGCCCACGGCATCGAAACGGTGGAGCGCCTGCGCATCGCGGCGCCGACCCTTCCCATCGTCATCTGCACCGGCCTGGACGACGAATCCATGGGCCTGCTGGCCCTGCAGCACGGCTGCCAGGATTATCTGGTCAAGGGCCAGGGCGACGGCAACCTGATCCGCCGCACCATCCTCTACGCCATCGAGCGCAAGGCGGTCGAGGAGGAGCGCCGCACCACCGCCGAGCGCCTGAAGCGCGTCCTGCTGCAAACCGTCCGCTCGCTGTCGCTGACGCTCGAGATGCGCGACCCCTACACCACCGGCCACCAGCGCCGGGTGGCCCAGCTGTCCACCGCCATCGGCCAGCGCATGGGCCTGTCCGAAGCGACGGTGGAAGGCCTGCGGACCGGGGGATTGCTGCACGATATCGGCAAGATTCACGTCCCTGCCGAATTTCTCTCGCGCCCCGGCAAATTGTCGGCGGAAGTCCACAAGGTCATCCGCATGCATCCCCAGATGGGCTGGGAGATCATGAAGGATATCGAATTCCCCTGGCCGGTGGCCGAGATGATCCGCCAGCACCACGAACGCCTGGACGGCAGCGGCTATCCCATGGGACTGAAGGGCGACGAGATCATCCTGGAATCGCGCATCATCGCGGTGGCCGACGTGCTGGAAGCCATCTCGTCCCACCGGCCATACCGGCCGGCCCTCGGCCTGGACGTCGCCATCCAGGAACTGCGCGACCATGCGGGCACCCGCTATGACGCCACGGTGGTGCAGGCCTGCATCGAGGTGGTGGAGGAGAAGGGCGCCGGCATCCTCGACGAGGATGCGCCGCCGCCCATGTAA
- a CDS encoding methyl-accepting chemotaxis protein has translation MSHAWQNLRLSSRFMLIVGVGVVILIAGVVLTIARFERAEMERQLQQLSANEMTSLHALIQNVMAKRPEDGDNIGIAVFNNWFDSRNIHYPGKVWSAWGPQVAAYMKDAEPDKPAKLPRDDVDRQAFESKVPVGRFEGGFYRYSLPIVLGVTEGAKEEVCHSCHGGMGMNDGDVIAVLSSSLSTTESEARLHQVLTWLVVGGIVATVLAVFGVRLILKRIIADPIEDMTVRMEKLARGDVSIAVPALDRQDEVGDIARAVQVFKDNTIAKQKMEAEAQTAAAVREQRMHRLEGLIAAFDQAVTAVLDSVSASAQQMIQTARSMVESADQALEKAGSAARQASEANQNVSTVAAAAEELSSSISEIAQQVGMSNQVAVSATKEADSVNTRVQGLAGAADKIGEIVEMITGIAEQTNLLALNATVEAARAGEAGKGFNVVASEVKNLARQTVGATEDIASQIGTIQKETDKTVRAIRGINTTISSMDGITTAIASAIEEQGAATQEIARNIDHAASGTRYVYDNINAVTQTIHETDQAAKDVLGAVETLQRQAMTLRAEVDRFLNGIREV, from the coding sequence GTGTCGCACGCGTGGCAGAATCTGCGGCTGTCCAGCCGCTTCATGCTCATTGTCGGTGTCGGCGTCGTTATCCTGATCGCCGGTGTCGTCCTCACCATCGCAAGGTTCGAGCGCGCCGAAATGGAGCGCCAGCTGCAGCAGCTCTCGGCCAACGAGATGACCTCGCTGCACGCGCTTATCCAGAACGTGATGGCGAAGCGGCCCGAAGACGGCGACAACATCGGCATCGCCGTCTTCAACAACTGGTTCGACTCCCGCAACATCCACTATCCCGGCAAGGTGTGGAGCGCCTGGGGGCCCCAGGTGGCCGCCTATATGAAGGACGCCGAGCCCGACAAGCCGGCCAAGCTGCCCAGGGACGACGTCGACCGCCAGGCGTTTGAGAGCAAGGTGCCGGTCGGACGGTTCGAGGGCGGCTTCTACCGCTATTCCCTGCCCATCGTGCTGGGCGTCACCGAGGGCGCCAAGGAAGAGGTCTGTCATTCCTGTCATGGCGGCATGGGCATGAATGACGGCGACGTCATCGCCGTGCTGTCGTCGTCGCTGTCCACCACCGAATCCGAGGCGCGTCTTCACCAGGTCCTGACCTGGCTGGTGGTGGGCGGCATCGTCGCCACCGTCCTGGCCGTGTTCGGCGTGCGCCTCATCTTGAAGCGCATCATCGCCGACCCCATCGAGGACATGACCGTCCGCATGGAAAAGCTGGCCCGTGGCGACGTCTCCATCGCCGTGCCGGCGCTGGATCGCCAGGACGAGGTGGGCGACATCGCCCGGGCTGTCCAGGTCTTCAAGGACAACACCATCGCCAAGCAGAAGATGGAGGCCGAGGCCCAGACGGCCGCCGCGGTGCGCGAACAGCGCATGCACCGGCTGGAGGGGCTGATCGCCGCCTTCGACCAGGCGGTGACCGCCGTGCTGGATTCCGTGTCGGCCTCGGCGCAGCAGATGATCCAGACGGCGCGCAGCATGGTGGAGTCCGCCGACCAGGCGTTGGAAAAGGCGGGTTCCGCCGCCCGCCAGGCCAGCGAGGCCAATCAGAACGTCAGCACCGTGGCCGCCGCCGCCGAGGAACTGTCGTCTTCCATCAGCGAGATCGCCCAGCAGGTGGGGATGTCCAATCAGGTGGCGGTCTCCGCCACCAAGGAGGCGGATTCGGTCAACACCAGGGTGCAGGGCCTTGCCGGCGCCGCCGACAAGATCGGCGAGATCGTCGAGATGATCACCGGCATCGCGGAACAGACCAATCTGCTGGCCTTGAACGCCACCGTCGAGGCGGCCCGGGCCGGCGAGGCGGGCAAGGGCTTCAACGTGGTGGCCTCGGAAGTGAAGAACCTGGCCCGGCAGACGGTGGGCGCCACCGAGGACATCGCGTCCCAGATCGGCACCATCCAGAAGGAAACCGACAAGACGGTCCGCGCCATTCGCGGCATCAACACCACCATTTCCTCCATGGACGGCATCACCACCGCCATCGCCTCGGCCATCGAGGAGCAGGGCGCCGCCACCCAGGAGATCGCCCGCAACATCGACCACGCCGCTTCGGGCACCCGCTATGTCTACGACAACATCAACGCGGTGACCCAGACCATCCACGAGACCGACCAGGCGGCCAAGGACGTGCTGGGGGCGGTGGAAACCCTGCAGCGCCAGGCCATGACGCTGCGCGCCGAGGTGGACCGCTTCCTGAACGGCATCCGCGAGGTGTGA
- a CDS encoding branched-chain amino acid aminotransferase: MSVLPFDDRDGFLWLDGKLVPWRDAKIHVLTHGLHYGSCVFEGERVYGGKVFKLREHSQRLIDSGRILGFEVPWTADEIDAATMATVKANNIVDGYVRPVAWRGSEMMGVAAQSTKIRFAVATWSWPSYWSPEARMKGIRLNISTWKRPHPETAPTASKAAGLYMICTMSKHKAEGDGYEDSLMLDWRGQVAEATGANIFFVFGDELHTPTPDCFLNGITRQTVIDLAKKRGIKVVERAIFPEDMAKASECFLTGTAAEVTPVREIGTYTFTPGDITRQLITDYDALVRS; encoded by the coding sequence ATGTCAGTCCTCCCCTTCGACGACCGCGACGGCTTTCTCTGGCTCGACGGCAAGCTGGTTCCCTGGCGTGACGCCAAGATCCACGTGCTGACTCATGGCCTGCATTACGGATCCTGCGTGTTCGAAGGCGAGCGAGTGTATGGTGGCAAGGTGTTCAAGCTGCGCGAGCATTCGCAGCGCCTGATCGATTCGGGTCGCATTCTCGGCTTCGAGGTGCCGTGGACGGCGGACGAGATCGACGCCGCCACCATGGCCACCGTCAAGGCCAACAACATCGTCGACGGCTATGTCCGCCCGGTGGCGTGGCGCGGCTCGGAGATGATGGGCGTCGCCGCCCAGTCCACCAAGATCCGCTTCGCGGTGGCCACCTGGTCCTGGCCCAGCTACTGGAGCCCGGAGGCCCGCATGAAGGGCATCCGCCTCAACATCTCCACCTGGAAGCGCCCCCACCCCGAGACGGCGCCCACCGCGTCCAAGGCGGCGGGCCTCTACATGATCTGCACCATGAGCAAGCACAAGGCCGAGGGCGACGGCTACGAGGATTCGCTGATGCTCGACTGGCGCGGCCAAGTCGCCGAGGCCACCGGCGCCAATATCTTCTTCGTGTTCGGTGATGAACTGCACACGCCGACGCCCGATTGCTTCTTGAACGGCATCACCCGCCAGACGGTGATCGACCTGGCCAAGAAGCGCGGCATCAAGGTGGTCGAACGGGCCATTTTCCCCGAGGACATGGCCAAGGCGTCCGAATGCTTCCTCACCGGCACCGCCGCCGAGGTGACCCCGGTCCGCGAGATCGGGACCTATACCTTCACGCCCGGCGATATTACGCGTCAATTGATTACGGATTATGACGCATTGGTCCGCTCTTAA